TCAGAATACAAAGATATAAATCATAGTGGTATCAAAACCTATCTCCAAGTGGAGATGCAATTTGGAACTTTCCCCATGTTTCCACAACTGTCTAAGCTTGAGTAGCAACAAAGCAGAGTAGGAATCAGAAAGATGCATCAGACATGGTCCCAAACCTGATCTCTTTCAGGGGAGAGGGTTCAGAAAGGGACAAAACAAGAACATAAATAGCTACAATATAATGTCATAAGGGACAAAAGCCGTATTTGGAAGAAAGAGCAGGGAGAGGCAATCAGGAAAGATATCTTGCAGCACATAGTTTGTGCTGGACATTTACCGGTATAAAATAATGTCTTAAGCAAAGATTTGGATAAAGGACATTTCATACAGGAGGACAGAGTGAGCAAattctctggagaaaaaaaaaagagtcaaactgACAAATTACTCCCttttaaatcttgtttttaattaaaagagtTAAGCCTAATGGAGGGAATGTATTACTGGAAGGAAACAAATTGATGGCTTTTTATCGCCACAAGAAAAAGTAAACGTACTTTGGGCTGCTCCTCAAGTCCCAGCAAAAGGAACTTCCAGTTCCCGACTTGCGCTATTCACCGATGGAGAAAACGCTGTAAGAACTCTAGGCTGTTTATTCTTTTCGCTGTCCAATGGCAGAGAAGCCCATACTTTTGGACGCAGCTGATTAGCTACTGTAAAAGCCCCGCACCGAGCAAGGACCAATGACATCTCCGAGCCCAGATTCTTGGAAATAGCTTCTGGCTTGGAATGCGTGACATTGAGACAGCCTCTCACTTGTAAACAAGGTCGAGTCTGGGTTGGCCCCAGCCCACGCTATCAGGGGTCCTGTCCCAAGTGGCTGATCTTGAGCCCACGGACCTCCTGACGGCCGCTTTGGCTTCCTGCTGTCCCCTTACCCCTCACAGCTTCGGGTGCCAGGCCTCCGCGTCCTGGAGGCGGGGCCCAAAGTTCTTTATCTGAGCTGACGGGCGCGGCTCCAAGCTCAGGAAGCTCTCCCAGTTCCAGTGGCTCCTCCCGGTTGGAGCTTCGCGGGCGGGGGATGCGGGGGCGGGGTGCAGGGAAACAAATAAAACCTCGGGAGGCGGCGGGTGGTGACTGGACACGAACTTGAGTCTCAAGCTACCTACTGCTCCATCGACTCACTACCCGATTCCTCCACCGCGAAGCACCCCCGAACCTCAGCCCAGGCCGGGGAGCACGAGCCCGCCAGCCACCTGCTCTCCCCGCCCGAACGCGCCCCGTCCCTTCTAAGGCCCCAGGTCCTGCTCCCCGCAGCCTTCACCCCACACACCAGCCCCAGCTCGTGCCAGGAACGGTGGGCATCAAGATGAAGGCGGCACGCTTCGTGATGCGCAGCGCCGGCTCCCTGGTACCCCGCGAGGTCGAGCATTTCTCGCGCTACAGCCCGATCCCGCTGTCCATGAAGCAGCTGCTGGACTTCGGTGAGCGGGGACGTAGGGCCCGGGCGGGGACTGGGGAGCTGCCTTAACTTTTAGACCCGGTGTAGGGAGGGCTGGACTCATTACTTAAAACACCTGGGGTCCGCTTTCCTGCTGAACCCTGGAACCTCGAAGCCAGCACACCTTGCCTTTCTTAGATCTGCCTTCTTTCTGACAGTTTGTGCCTGCAGGTCAAGGCCACTTGCAGCCCCGCTGATGCTGGATGGTTTGAGCTCatctttcctattcttttctGTCCAAAGTTTTCTGTCAAAATACTTTTTGCTTTCAGTCACCATTTAACAATGAACTGGAAACTTCATCCCCTCCTTCACTGCATAGTACTTCTTGGAGAAGATTCCTAATATTATAAAGTAGCTTTGAATTAACTGAGATTTTATCCTTTAgccaccctccacccctccacagGGTTCATCTCTCTGTATTCCTAACAAATTTGTCTCTTTAACTTTATCGTTATCTATATATTTGCATTActgttgaaaatatttacaaactttCTGCAGAAATCttataaagaaaatttcaaggaTTTAAATGTGGTATTATTTATCACTAGTCTGGAAACATCAggactcccaccccaccccttttcccctcACTACAGTTTCATATCTAGAACTCTGTGAATGATGTTGTCTCCCTGACGTTGTGATTTGACTAAATCCTGCATTCTTTTATGAATACTAAGAGCCTTGGGATATTATGACTTCTTGGAAGTGAATCCtcatcaaaagagaaaacaataattctcaTATttggtcactttttaaaaaagaaagaaagacaaaagacaGTAAAGAAGAAGATGCTTACTCCTGAATTATCTACAAGCAGTTACCCAACTGAGAgtgaaatataattttgtaatatatatatgtgtgttcaaTATTGGATAGTTAATGCTACTCAAATATATAATTTAGATATACTTTTttccaaaaactaaataaatgctgTTTATTACAGGTTCAGAAAACGCATGTGAAAGAACCTCTTTTGTGTTTTTGAGACAAGAGTTGCCTGTGAGGCTAGCCAATATCCTGAAGGAAATTTATATCCTCCCTGATGGATTAGTAAATACCTCTTCAGTGCAATTAGTTAAAAGCTGGTAAGTGGTGAAACATTCTGAAACAATCTCTAGTTTTAAGGTAGTTATCTGAGTATGAATTCTTACAATATATTAACATCATAATTGGAAAACAGGTGGTCTGAAGCTTAAATACTTTGAAAGATGTAAAGAATTTTCTATTAATTTAGGGTAAGTTATCATAAGGGCAGTTATAAAGCtataaacagacatttttacCCTGAAAAAGCAGATACTTtcacaatataatttttattttagaagacaatatgaaaaataattgacaGTTACAATATTagtttgtatttaaaataataaaagacagtTTGATATTACAAAAAGAATCCTGTCCTAGAAATAGATACAAATGACTACTATTTAGAGAGGGCCTAATCTTTGTTACTTACAAACCAATTAACAAAGCAGGCCCGGGATCAAATCATGCCTTCCTCTTTTCCTAGTTGTGGAATCCTTGCCTAGTGTCTTATCTCTAGGCCTCAATTCCCCCATCTATTATTGAGGAGAATAAAGTATATGTCTCAAAGGGATATTTGAGTgtaattaaatgaggtaatccattttaaaagcacttagaacagtaccaGGCACACAGCCAGCACTCAGTGTCAGTAATTATCTCCTTTTGCAAATAAGGATACTGACTTAGAGAGGGTAGGTAAACCAAAGGAGCAGATTTTAAGAGAACAGAGCCAGGTTatgcactgaggcagatatgcaccAGACCTTCACCCTAACCCACTGACTGTAcaactttttgtttgttgttttaagaaatatatgtaGTATGCACCCATTAAACAATTGCAATCTGAAACATATTCAATCCATAGTATTTACTGCTGCTTTCAAGACTTCTATTCACCTATGAATgaatacaggaagaaaaaaatatgaagccTTTCTGTAAAAGTCATTTCTAAATGCTTTtgctataaaaataaagacatttgacaaacaaaacagaaaactgaaTAGTGATCTAGGAtagttaaacataatttttagttAGAAAGTTGAGGGTTAAatttgtagctttcttttttctaagaCATATGTTTTCCAAATGTCTTGGaggaaagttttaattttaaacataataCGTTCTCTCTTCAAATCATTTGGAAAAAAGCAATCTGTTTTCAGCCACTTGTAAGTGACtattcaattttaaaacttaaagcaCACCTGTCGCTTTACAGGTATATCCAGAGCCTGATGGAGTTGGTGGAATTCCACGAGAAAAGCCCAAAGGACCAGAAAACATTATCAGAGTAAGTTTTATGCATTAGAATAAGTGTCTAAAACTTTAACTATTTCTAAACATCAGATTTTTTTAAGACCTCACTTAAAGGATAATTTATAATAGTATCCTGAATAATAAATAACTACCCCTTACAAATGACAAGTTTTGgcttgttggttttttaaaagcaatagaGAATTATGGCATTGGAAATGATGCTGAGGATGAAAAGTGTagaggactttttaaaataaggaaatctaTTTTTACTCTAAATTTAGTATGATGATTAGATTTATAGAAGGATTTACTGCTACATAATATCAATGCACATTGGTGTCATTGTAgagtacacattttttttcagagtAATTGACAGTTTCTAGCTATAAGAATGAGAAATAAGAATCTTTTCTAAATCTTACAAGAAATTTGAAGTTTTTTTCACAATGGCATTCTAGAGCCATCTttaatattacttattttttaaattattttttttaaagagaaagcttAGTGAACAACTGGAATGATCATAACAGTCACAGAGCTGATATTTTACATGTAagctaaaagcaaaataaatctgtTTATGAAGCTATCTCCTCTACTGTAGTCAAAGAATCTGTAGTGAGAGTCTTAATAAAGCTTCATCCAAACATTGTATGATTTGATTTGTTTGGATGGGTACTTGAGAAAAGCTTTACCTTCTTTGAAGTAatctaagaaatataaattaatgaaacTTATTTGAACTTCTACTAACCATAAACGTGTTTTGGCTTAGTTTTGTAGATACTCTCATCAAAGTTCGAAATAGACACCATAATGTAGTTCCTACAATGGCACAAGGAATCCTAGAGTATAAAGATGCCTGTACAGTTGACCCAGCCACCAATCAAAATCTTCAGTATTTCTTGGATCGATTTTACATGAACCGTATTTCTACCCGGATGCTGATGAACCAGCACAGTAAGTTAGTTCATCATGGTCATGATATATAGTGATGGATGTAGAATATAAGCCATACTCTAAGTAGATATTTCACTACTTGGTGGATCACATTCTTTCTCAGAGGTAGTTCTAATCATTATTATCCTGATTTTTATAACaatattctttgttttcatttttcaacagTCCTTATATTTAGTGACTTACAGACAGGAAACCCAAGCCACATTGGAAGCATTGATCCAAACTGTGATGTGGCAGCAGTGGTCCAAGGTAATTTCTAGGTTTCTGCATTTCCCTTATTGAAAATGTACATTATCTGATTGACACATCTACTGTTGAGGTGACTCTGAATGAATTACTATTCAGAGTGctccatttatgtttttataaatacTGTAATGAAGGTCCTTTGTTTTTGAGAGTCAAGTGTTTAAATATTcacttataatattataaaaaatcCAAATATCAATAGCTAATGTGCCGTATTCTCATATATTATATTTGATCTCTTAAGTGCACATATTCCTATAGCAACAGCTATAACTTAAACactgtgttcatttttttcttcaataaaatattaaaaatttatttttccatacacATAAACCTGTACTCTAATGAATATTTTGGATTAAGGGTAGTGTATACACTGAAGATCACTTGAAAATTTTACTTGGCGTAAATTCACttaatcactatggaaaacaacccTTCCATTCCAGATGCCTTTGAGTGTTCCAAGATGCTTTGTAATCAGTATTATTTAACATCTCCAGAATTAAAGCTCACACAAGTGAATGGTAagctataaattaaatatattttcatctatGGAAAATTCAGTGTTCTCCCAGTATGATTACTTCTTGTAAATACAAAGCAATGTCTGTGTTCATTTTTTGCCTTCTGAACTTGCCTAGAatttgtacacatttttttttgaagCCAAGGTTCTCTTTATCTCAACTGGAAAGTTGCAATTGAGTATATTCAGTTGCTAATGAAAATTCATAAAGAAGAATGGTTTGAACAGATAATTTAGGATTTAGAGTAGCAGCTAAGTTCCAATATCTTTGATCAAAGAAAGATTGCTTACTACAGAATACAGGAATAAGGAGGTCAGATTAGGGGGAACCACTTGGTAGTGGAGATATGCTCCTAAAGAGGTTACTTATCagatctgaaaacaaaaacactttaaatTGCACTAtaagaaagaagccagtcatagaaggacaaatactatgtgattgcacttatatgaggtatcaaAAATAGTCAAGCTCATAGAAGcggagagtagaatggtggttgccagaggctgaaggaagcagggagaaggggAGTTGCTATTCAGtgggtataaaatttcagttatgcaagatgaataagttctagagatctgctgtacaacaccattcctacagttaacaatactatattgtacacttaaatatttaagaaggtagatgttaaatgttcttaccaattttttttttttaaattttcactatAAGTATATATCACTGTTTTGGAAGCAGAGCATACTTCAATAGCTTCAACTCTAGGGTACCTAAAAGGATAAGGTCTTCCCACACTGAATGAAGTAATTACAGGATGAATGCAAGGCACTATTTTTATCTTATCCCATAGTTGCTTCTCAAAGCAAGACAGTACACTTAAATTGGAATAACCTCCTTTCAACTCAAAGTAAACATCTTTTTCAAGTAATAGTTATACAGGAACAATGTTTGTTGGTGGTGAGAATTAAAATCAAGTTGCTCAAATTAAGAGTAGCTTAACTCATGGATTGGGGATAGGGAAATGTAATGGATTGCTACACTAAAAGTAGGAGTACAAATaaagattgaaaaatatttttaagcattaaCAGCATTGTTGCATAATACTTGTAGATAAACTGCTTGAACTGTTTGATGAAATAAGGAGGGAATTGTGCCAGACCTTGTTTTCTGATTCAAACTTTGCCAAGGCCTGGAACACCAAAgaataatacttttatttttcttttcagagtaTTACgaggtttttgtttctgttttctttagccTCTTGGTGAAATTTAAGCATATTTAGCCTATGGGATTTTATGTTTAGTTGCTAAAAATCAAGAATAatcagatggggcttccctggtggcacagtggttaagaatccacctgccaatgcaggggacatgggttcgagccctggtccaggaagatcccacatgccgtggagcaactaagcccgtgtgccacaactactgagcctgcgctctagagcccgtgaaccacaactactgaagcccacgtgcctagagcccgtgctccacaacaagagaagccacctcaatgagaagcccgcgcaccacaacgaagagtagcccccgctctccacagctagagaaaagcctgcgcacagcaacgaagacccaatgcagccaaaaaattaaataaattaattttaaaaaaagaataatcagaTGTGTTATTTTCCCATgcattaaaattatgaaaattatagCTAGCTAGCATCAATTTTGATGTTATACTGTAGacttacatttttcttcttttttaagatgcATATAATTTTAACTCTGTAATTGTCCAGTACAAAAGTTTTGAAAGTAGAAATAACTAATCCATGTCATCTAATTTAGAGCACCCTTGTTTTACATTTATCTGACTTTATGCATTTGTAGAGAACTGCAAAAATTAATCATAGAGCACAAGGTAGCAACTGTAATAGCATTTTGAACATAAGCCAGTTGTGTTTACTGTTTAAAGGGAAGCTTCTAAGGTAGGATTTTAGAGTGAGGAGGATGGGGAGTATTCCAATTCTGTTTAAAtctaaaatattaatcaaatagatatgaaagtttattttaatgaaatatttgtttAGCAATTCTAAATTAGCTTAATTTTTTCTAGGAAAATTTCCAGGCCAACCAATTCATATTGTGTATGTTTCGTCTCACCTTCATCATATGCTCTTTGAACTATTCAAGGTAAGACACTTCACAATAAttgcaattttgttttttttaaatgttaactggttacatttttatttcctttatcattCCCTACTAAACAGGAGCCTCACTATCTTCTCCCAAGCATGCTTCTGTGTCCTAACAGAAAGAAGCTACAGTTAATGTTTGAAAGGGTACATGCAGTTCCTTGTAGCATCAACTTGTATGTGAGAATGCACAATATGATTCACTATATCTCAATGCTCCCTGTTCCCATTATTTTTTCAGGTGTCCAACAAAGCACTagtcattcatgcattcatgaaGGAAGGTCGTGGGGTGAATGCTTCAGTGACTGAGGCCTTGTTATCTCCATCCCCATAGGCCGGTCCAACTCTAAATCCAGAGGTTCAGGTCCAGAATCACTGGACGTGGCAGGGTCCCAACCTATGACTAGAATATACTCAAAGGACAGTCAGTTCCTTCAGTGATCtattttaatgtgcatatgaatcacctgggggtTTTGTTAAAAGTCAGATTCtgcttcagtaggtctgggattgGGCCTGAGGTTACGAACTTCTAATAAGCTAACAGGTGATGCCGCTGATCCATGGTCCACACTTTCCGTAGCTAAACAGTAGGGTAGGGCTTCTCAAACGTTAGTGTGCATTAGCATCACCTAGAGAGCTTTTAAAACACAGATGCTTAAGCCTGTCCCAGAGATTTTGATACTCTtgacctgagaatctgcatttctaacaagctcttaGAGGCTGTGGATGTTACTGGTCTGGGACAGCCAGGTACTAAGAATCAAATCCTGTCCCGGGTTCTAagcccaaactgaaactctatacttgCACCAAAAGATAGAAAAACACTTGAAGCTTTGTGATGGTTCCTAAGAGTTCCCTGGACTGGAGAGGAGGAAGTCTTCAAAAAAAGTGAAATCCACTTCTAATTCTGATGTAACTCTTCCCGGAAACTACTGTTTCCTAACTTATTCTAATGTTAATGCAATGAGGTATTGATTGTACTACAAACATCTgatctattttatttctcttcagcTAATGCTTAGGGCTTAACATTATTATATAGAAACCAGAAAGCAGATAACCCATCAGAAGAAGGGTAGAGaggaaaatgggtaaaataaACCAAAACTTTATCTGTTTGAGATTCATCTACTTACCTGAAAACTTGTTTGAGCTTCTTCTCTGTTAAGGGACAAAAGATGCTTTTTTGTTGATttgatttacttttaaattgAATGGTCCAACTCATACAGTTATTTTGCCATCATTGGTAAAAGTTAAGATGATAAtcaaatgcaaattgaaacttaATTTAGAATTATTTACTATCCTTTTAAATGTAACAACCTTTTCCCAGCAAATTTTATAAAAGCCAATAAATTGGTTCAATGATTCACTGTTTATTTGTTATGTAATAGTCTTTGGTGCTTAGATGTAAAATGTAATGGAAAGTCAGAAAAGAGAAAGCCAGGAAATGGACTATAAAAACCAATTTCTACATTTAAATTAAGCTTACAAATAAGAACTTGACAGGTAGCAGAATTGTTTTTCCATTAGACATTACTCCCAGTAGCTATATTACATggtaaatgaatatttttcattatacCTCCTGCATGACACAATCATAAATGGCTGTTTACAGAGCTATTTtactactaaaaaaataaaataagaactttGAATTACCCTCTGTGCTGCttttattataaacataaaaaacagtTATTTATTGTCCCTCATCCTCCTGCCATTGAATTCCTTacggttttgttttctttagaatgCAATGAGGGCCACAGTTGAACACCAGGAAAATTGGCCTTCCCTGACACCAATTGAGGTGATTGTTGTCTTGGGAAAAGAAGATCTTACAATTAAGGTAAccattctctgtttttcttttgagtctttcttaagagaatttttaaaagagtcaATAATAATAAAGCTCTCTGCTTTGAACAATAGATCAA
This genomic window from Eubalaena glacialis isolate mEubGla1 chromosome 8, mEubGla1.1.hap2.+ XY, whole genome shotgun sequence contains:
- the PDK4 gene encoding pyruvate dehydrogenase kinase, isozyme 4, whose translation is MKAARFVMRSAGSLVPREVEHFSRYSPIPLSMKQLLDFGSENACERTSFVFLRQELPVRLANILKEIYILPDGLVNTSSVQLVKSWYIQSLMELVEFHEKSPKDQKTLSDFVDTLIKVRNRHHNVVPTMAQGILEYKDACTVDPATNQNLQYFLDRFYMNRISTRMLMNQHILIFSDLQTGNPSHIGSIDPNCDVAAVVQDAFECSKMLCNQYYLTSPELKLTQVNGKFPGQPIHIVYVSSHLHHMLFELFKNAMRATVEHQENWPSLTPIEVIVVLGKEDLTIKISDRGGGVPLRIIDRLFSYTYSTAPTPVMDNSRNAPLAGFGYGLPISRLYAKYFQGDLNLYSLPGYGTDAVIYLKALSSESVETLPVFNKSAFKHYQTSSEAGDWCIPSKEPKNLAKEKVAV